Part of the candidate division KSB1 bacterium genome, CACCTTTGCAGCCACCAGCCGCTCGATGACCTCCCGCGCCACGTCGGTGCGCGTCTTGCCGGCCCACACCACCAGCACCACGCCGTCCAGCCACTGCCCAATGCGCACTGCCTCGACGTTCGTGGCCGCCGAGGGTAGGTCGACTATCACCCGGTTGAAGCGGTCGCGAAACTCATCGATCAGGCGATGCATACGGGCAGAGGTCACCAGCTCAGCCGCACTGGGATGCGCTCTCCCGGCGGTGATGACCTTGAGCCTCCCCTCGTTGACCAGGCGCACCACCTTCGGCCAGAGGACGCTCCCGCTGAGCACCTCGGCCAAGCCAGGAACCGGTGAGATGCCCAACAGACGCGCCACCCTGGGCATGGCCACGTTGCTGTCGACAAGCAGATTGCCCTTGCTGAGCGCATCGGTCTTGCCCACGGGACCTCCTTGAGCGTTCTGGCCGTTGCCATTTCCGTTGGTGATGTAGCCACCCGCCATGGAAAGGGCGAGGAGTGAGGCCACCGTCGACGC contains:
- a CDS encoding CpsD/CapB family tyrosine-protein kinase, producing the protein MSVIRDILEEAQASERVEAEEYRQAVQSAPAAKVELHVPPGLAAEVRALRENIELLSGLNRVQTIGISGCTPGAGASTVASLLALSMAGGYITNGNGNGQNAQGGPVGKTDALSKGNLLVDSNVAMPRVARLLGISPVPGLAEVLSGSVLWPKVVRLVNEGRLKVITAGRAHPSAAELVTSARMHRLIDEFRDRFNRVIVDLPSAATNVEAVRIGQWLDGVVLVVWAGKTRTDVAREVIERLVAAKVRVLGIVLNRRREVVPQGIY